The Bacillus thermozeamaize DNA window ATCTCCGCCGCGATTGTGATCGTGGTAGCCATTACGGGAATTACCAATATTGCCGTTCCCACCTACAGTTTCGGCATCTCTCAGCGCCTGATCCGTTTTTCGTTCGTGTTGTTGGCCGGTTTCATGGGTTTGGTGGGCATTTTGTGCGGCTTGCTTTTTCTGATTGCCCACCTGGCATCGCTCAAATCCTTCGGCGAACCTTACTTGAAGCCTGTCGCTCCGGTAAACGTAACCGATTTGAGAGAGGTGTTTGTCCGGTTGCCCAGACCGATGATGAAACCCAAACGATTGCCCAAGAATATGAAAAGTTTGATAAGAAAGAAGTGATCCAGGGGTGAATATGGGGACAGGATCGGTCGTGAAGGGGTTGATCGTGCCAGCTTTGCTGTCCATCCTTCTGACCGGCTGCTGGGACAAAATCGAACTGAACCAATTGGCGCTCGTCAGCATGATTGGAGCGGATATTGAACCGGAAAGCGGTATAAAAACGATATATTATCAGGTCATCAATCCATTGAGCGGCGCTTCGGCCATGGGAACGACAGGGGGGGATCAGGCACCCGTGTACACTTACAAAATCAGCGGCCGGTCTTTTGGGGAGATCCGATCCAACGTTTATCAACGATTGCCGCGCAGGCTTTTCGTCGCTCATTATAAAGCGGTGGTCGTATCGGAAAGAGCGGCGGAACACGGGATTCGCGACATCGTCAATTATATCGAAGTGCAGCAAAACGCCCGTTCTTCGATTCCCATGCTGGTGGCGGATGGTTCGATATCAAAAATCATGAAGACGTATACGCCGCTCGAATCTCTTCCTTCCGATTCCGTCGAATCCAGGTTAAGGTTTTTGGCTGAGGATTCGTTGTTCATAGGGAAGCATATCCGGGTGAAAGATGTCAGCGAACGGATGCAGCAATCCAGGCCGGTCGTATTGCCCTTGATCAGGGAGGCAGCGGGAAGTTCGTTTCATGACAGCGGTAAACGAGCGGCGGAGATTGACGCCAATAAAGGCATATTTCTTATCGGTGGAGGGGCGGTCATTCAGAATTACCGGCTGGCGGGACGGCTCAACGAGAACGATATGATTTGGTACCATCTGCTGACCGGTGAAACGGGAGAGCAGAAAATCATGTTGAAAGTGGGCGGGAAACAAGTGACCGTGGTGATGAAGCCAGTCCGTTTTGATCAAGCAGCCGCATACCGGCGCAACAAGCCAGTTGTATCGATCCGTCTGGATCTTGAGCTTTCGACCAGTCTTGCCACCGAATCCATTCCGCGTACTTGGGAGGATGTGGAACAGCTTGAAAGGGAAGTGAAGGAACAGATCACCGATGGGTTATACGCATTTTACAACAAAACGAAGGAGAAAGGGTGGGATCTTTTGGGGTTGAAGGAGACGGTAAGGCGCCATTTGCCGCAACTTGATCCCGGCAGCGCCGGTTTGAACGATGTGGATGTGGTGATCAACGTGGGCGCGAAATTATTGCAGCCCGGAAGCATCAACCAACCATTTTAGGAGGGGAGCAACATCCTATCGCGCTGGCAGTTTTATCTTCTGACGATCAATTATTTGCTGGGCACGACGTTTTTCGTGTTGATCCAGCAACTGATTGAACAGGGCAAGCAGGATGCGTGGCTGATGCCTTGGTGGGCGGGGGCGTTCGGGATGGTTGTCGCCTTGTTATGGGTGCTCCTTCATCGCCATTATCCCGGAAAAAGCCTGGCGCAAATTCCCATGGCGGTGCTGGGCCGTCCCTTGGGAATCGTGATTTCCATACTGTACTTCCTCCATTTTTGCCTCCTGACCGGGTGGGTGCTGCGTAATCTGAGCGATTTTTTGAACGGAACCATTATGCCTGAAACGCCGATGAGCGTTTTTCAC harbors:
- a CDS encoding spore gernimation protein GerC; protein product: MGTGSVVKGLIVPALLSILLTGCWDKIELNQLALVSMIGADIEPESGIKTIYYQVINPLSGASAMGTTGGDQAPVYTYKISGRSFGEIRSNVYQRLPRRLFVAHYKAVVVSERAAEHGIRDIVNYIEVQQNARSSIPMLVADGSISKIMKTYTPLESLPSDSVESRLRFLAEDSLFIGKHIRVKDVSERMQQSRPVVLPLIREAAGSSFHDSGKRAAEIDANKGIFLIGGGAVIQNYRLAGRLNENDMIWYHLLTGETGEQKIMLKVGGKQVTVVMKPVRFDQAAAYRRNKPVVSIRLDLELSTSLATESIPRTWEDVEQLEREVKEQITDGLYAFYNKTKEKGWDLLGLKETVRRHLPQLDPGSAGLNDVDVVINVGAKLLQPGSINQPF